The Candidatus Thiopontia autotrophica nucleotide sequence CAGAGATGGAGCGCCGTTATAAACTAATGTCTGCCCTCGGGGTGCGGAGCCTTACCGGATATAACAAGAAGGTCAATGATGCGATTGAGTCTGGTGCACCACTGGCTGATCCTCTTTATGAGGCTACCGATGGAGAGCCGCCACGTACTCTGGAGCACCTTCCATACATTGTGGTTATTGTCGATGAGTTTGCAGATTTGATGATGACCGTTGGCAAGAAAGTAGAGGACCTGATTGTGCGAATTGCCCAGAAGGCACGTGCGGCAGGTCTCCATCTTGTGCTGGCTACCCAGCGCCCATCGGTTGATGTGATTACTGGGCTGATTAAATCAAACATCCCCACCAGAATTGCCTTTCAGGTTTCATCAAAGATGGATTCACGGGTAATTCTCGATCAGATGGGTGCAGAGCATCTGTTGGGGCGTGGAGATATGCTCTATCTTCCATCTGGGGCAGGTCTGCCGATTCGTGTCCACTGCGCATTTGTGGATGATGATGAGGTCCATCGTGTGGTGGATAATCTTAAACAGAGTGGTGAGCCGCAATATGTTGAGGAGGTTTTGACCACCCACGAGGCTAGTGAGAGTAGCGGCAACGGTGCAGGATTGGATGATGCAGAAGATGATCCGCTATACGATGATGCGGTGCGGATTGTAACCGAGACACGCAAGGCATCGGTCTCTGGGGTACAGCGCAGGTTGCGGGTTGGATATAATCGTGCATCCAGATTGGTTGAGGCCATGGAAGCGTCCGGGGTGGTTGGTCCAATTGGATCAAATGGTCAGCGTGAGGTGTTGGCACCTCCACCAGTAGAGATTGACTGAGTTGCGTATACTGTTTGGCCTAATGGTAGCGCTTACCCCGATTGTTGCCTGGTCAGCGGATACCCTGAGCTCTCGTATTGAGAGTTATTTCTCGGAGATGGAGAGTCTGCGAGGAGGGTTTCACCAGCAGGTGAGAGATGGTTCAGGGCGTTTGATAGAGGATAGTTACGGTACCCTGTTGATACAGCGCCCAGGAAAATTCCGTTGGCAGACATCGGTTCCATTTGTACAGGAGATTGTTGGGGATGGTTCCAGAATCTGGCTGCATGATCCCGATCTGGAACAGGTTACTGTTCGCAAACAGCAGGGATCACTTGCCAATACCCCCGCCGCACTACTTACAGGCGAAGGTTCCCTGAAAGATCAGTTTGCAATCCACCCTATCGGAAAGAAGCAATATTATGAGTGGGCTGAGCTCGTCTCTATTCATGGGAGCGGAGGGTTTGAACAGCTTCTGGTGGCAATGGATGATGAACAGCTAAGAGTCATAGAGGTAGAGGATAGCCTGGGTCAACGAACCAGAATTGATCTGCAGGATATGCTCTATAACCCATCTCTTGAAGAGAGCAACTTTCTGTTTGTTCCTCCAGCAGGGACAGATGTAGTAGGAGATTTTCCGTAGCTAACAAGACCAATGAGTATGCTTAGGTGACAGCGCCACTTGCAGAACGGATGAGGCCGGCCTCTCTGGCCAACTTTATGGGGCAGGAGCACCTGCTGGGAGAGGGTAAGCCACTTCGTAACTCTATAGAGAGCGGAAACCTCCACTCCATGCTCTTCTGGGGGCCTCCCGGAACCGGTAAAACCACATTGGCACGGTTGATTGCCAACCACTCAAATGCAAATTTTCTTGCCATCTCTGCAGTACTCTCCGGGGTCAAGGAGATTCGTGCAGCCATAGAGCAGGCCAAGCAGGCGCAGAAACTTGGTCAGAGTACGCTGCTCTTTGTTGACGAGGTCCACAGATTCAACAAGAGCCAGCAGGATGCATTTCTTCCTCATGTAGAGGACGGCACCTTTACCTTTGTTGGTGCAACCACAGAAAATCCATCATTTGAGCTAAATAACGCACTACTTTCTCGTGCCCGTCTCTACAAGCTGAAACCACTTGATAAGAGGGCGTTGAGTGAAATTATTAGACATGCGGTCAGCTCGATAGAGTCAGATTTGGGAGAGGGTGATATTGCTATATCGGAAGATGGGATAGAGCAGATCACCACTGCAGCAGATGGTGATGCCCGTCGTGCCCTCAATATACTGGAAATTGTTGCAGAGCTTGCGGAGTCTGAGGAGGAACGAAAGGTGCTCTCTGACCAGAGTATAGCCGCGGTAATTGCAGATGGAGGGCGTCGCTTTGACAAGGGCGGTGATCTCTTCTATGAGCAGATCTCAGCACTCCACAAGTCAGTTCGTGGCTCCAACCCAGATGCATCACTCTACTGGTTTGCTCGCATGGTTGAT carries:
- a CDS encoding replication-associated recombination protein A yields the protein MRPASLANFMGQEHLLGEGKPLRNSIESGNLHSMLFWGPPGTGKTTLARLIANHSNANFLAISAVLSGVKEIRAAIEQAKQAQKLGQSTLLFVDEVHRFNKSQQDAFLPHVEDGTFTFVGATTENPSFELNNALLSRARLYKLKPLDKRALSEIIRHAVSSIESDLGEGDIAISEDGIEQITTAADGDARRALNILEIVAELAESEEERKVLSDQSIAAVIADGGRRFDKGGDLFYEQISALHKSVRGSNPDASLYWFARMVDGGVDPLYVARRVVRMASEDIGNADPRALQIAVSAWETYERLGSPEGELAIAQAITYLAIAPKSNAVYNAWNSVLADIRAGGSAEVPVHLRNAPTRVMKELGYGHAYRYAHDEPDGYAAGETYFPDEMGEQSYYHPVERGMEIKIKERMEYLRQLDRRSRER
- the lolA gene encoding outer membrane lipoprotein chaperone LolA is translated as MRILFGLMVALTPIVAWSADTLSSRIESYFSEMESLRGGFHQQVRDGSGRLIEDSYGTLLIQRPGKFRWQTSVPFVQEIVGDGSRIWLHDPDLEQVTVRKQQGSLANTPAALLTGEGSLKDQFAIHPIGKKQYYEWAELVSIHGSGGFEQLLVAMDDEQLRVIEVEDSLGQRTRIDLQDMLYNPSLEESNFLFVPPAGTDVVGDFP